The genomic DNA CGGTATTGAGGATGGCCAGGGCGCACTGACGGAAGAGGGTGTAGGTGCTGCCGGATCCGGCTTCGCTCAGTTGCTGAACTTCACGTTGAGAAAGGGTTTCCAGGCTGCCTTTGGGGCTGACCGAGGCGTTGATTACGTGTCGTTGGGTCATGCAATGATCCTTAAAACGATGTCATTCCCAAACCAGGCGGATGGCATCCGAATAGTGTGTATCCATGAATGAAGATGGCACGATCTGCGCTGTACCGCCATGTCCCCGTTGGACGCTGAAAAGATGAAAAGGAGCCCCAGCATAGCTAAATCCCTCGGTAAGGCGATAATGCGCAGGCCTGTTTTTGCATTGCACCTTTTTTCTCGCTCAAGGAAGTCATTACAGATGTTCGAGATTCAGCCGATGGACGCCGTCACCTTTCGCCAGCAGACCCGGCGCAGCACGCTGATTGTTGCGGTGTTGTTTTTGCTGCTGGCGATGTTGTTTTCAACGGCGGCGGTGGCGCTGTTTGGCGAACCCGGCGGCGATAATCTGCGGTTCAATGTCGGCGGCGTGTTTGTGGCGTTCCTGCTCACGGCAGCGTTGTTGCGCGGACGTTTCTGGAGTCAGACCTGGATGGCTCCGGCGGTATATAGCTGGCGGCTCAAGCGCAATTTGATGAGCGTGACCAATGTGATGCACCAGGTGACGGCGGCGGTGGGGAAGAATGATCCGACGGCGATGAAGGTGTTGCGCTTCTATCACTTGGGTTTGACGCAAATGCATGAGTTGGACGGCAACTCCAGCGATCATGCGCAATTGCATCGGGAAGTCGAGCAGCATAAGGAGCGGATGCAGGCACTGGGTCTGGACATTGACCAGCCACGCCTTGATCCGGCGTGGCTGCAAGCCTTGAAACCCGTTTCGCGTTAAAACGGAATGCGGCTCGCCCGGCGCAGCTTCCACGAGCGGATCAACCGTCCGTATACCAACAGATTGACCGCCAGCACCACACTGCCCAACACCAGTTGGATCTCTGGGGTCAGACCCGCCGGGTAGATGACCGGCCAGATGTAATGCTCGATGAAGCCGCCGGCGTATTCGGTTTGCCCGGCGGCGTGGCGCATCAGATTTTCCCAGTAGGTCAGCGGGCAGGTCAGATGTAATACCTCAACCGCAACGCCCCACGCGGCAGCGGGTAAATGCAGCCACATCAGCCGTGGCCACTTGAGCACCAGCAGCCCGCCGAACAGCACGAACAGAATAAACAGCAGATGAAACAGCACCAGCCCGTCGGCTGCGATTCGGTACAGCATGTCGTCTCCCTGACGCGTTTGTGATGAACGCTATGTTACGCGCAGGGCATGGACAATTGCGCAAGATTGTTCAAGCCAGAACCGGCTGTCTACTGGCACAGTCGTCGACCGTTTCCCCAGGTTGAAGAGCGTTATGTCTGACTCACTTATGCCGCGCAGTGCGTTTCTTCGTGGCGCCGCGGCGATCATGCCGCTGTCCCTGGCCACCGCGCCGTGGGGCTTGCTGGCGGGTTCCATGGCGATCGAAGCCAATCTCACGCCGCTGCAAGGCCAGGGCTTGTCGAGCATTGTCTTTGCCGGCGCCGCGCAACTGGTGGCGATCGGCATGCTCAAGGGCGGTGCCGGGATTTTCTCGATTCTGCTGACCACCGTGCTGCTGACTTCGCAGCATTTGTTGTACGGGATGAGCATGCGCTCGGTGATTTCGCCGCTGCCGGGCCGCTGGCGCATCGGCTTGGGTTTTCTCCTCACCGATGAACTGTTTGCGTTGACCAGCCAGCACGACCGTCAGCAGTTCAATCGTTGGTATGCGTTGGGGGTTGGCCTGACGTTCTACATCGCGTGGAACCTGTTTACGCTCGCCGGGATTGTTCTGGGCAGCAGCATTCCGGGGCTTGAGCACCTGGGCCTGGACTTCTCGATTGCGGCGACCTTCATTGCGCTGATCACGCCGGTGGTGCGCAACGTACCGACGGTGGTCTGTGTGGCGGTGTCGTTGTTTTGCTCGGTGCTGTTCAGTTATTGGCAGTGGGGTTCGGCGCTGGTGCTGGCGGGGCTGGCCGGGATGACCGCGGGATTTGTTTGCAACAAGCTGTATCGGGGGCGCACATGATGGTCTGGGCAGTGATTGTCGGGATGGGGATTCTGGTGTTCCTCAACCGCTATGTCTTTCTGGAACCGCGTTTGCCGCTGCGGTTAAGCAGTAATGCCCGGCAGTTCCTGGGCTTTGCGGTGCCTGGAATGTTGACGGCAATTTGCGGCCCTATCGTGTTCCTGCCGGAGAAACAGTTGAACTTGCAGTGGGATAACCCGTATTTGCTTAGTTCGCTGGTGGCGATTGGACTGGTGGTGTACACGCGCAGTACGTTGCTGAGCATGTTGTTGAGTATGGCGGTTTTCTTTTTACTGCGCTGGTGGTTGTAAGCCGGCAAGAAAAATGTTCTACGCTTGAAAGATGATTGTTTTCGATAAAGCGAGGTGGACATGACGACCGAAGAGGTAGATGAGCCTACCGAGGAAGAGTGTAGATCTTGGCCGGCAACGACGTCATGACTGTTTTTACTTTGCCTTGAATTTCATAACTGACTTCACGCGCCTCC from Pseudomonas baetica includes the following:
- a CDS encoding DUF3087 domain-containing protein — protein: MFEIQPMDAVTFRQQTRRSTLIVAVLFLLLAMLFSTAAVALFGEPGGDNLRFNVGGVFVAFLLTAALLRGRFWSQTWMAPAVYSWRLKRNLMSVTNVMHQVTAAVGKNDPTAMKVLRFYHLGLTQMHELDGNSSDHAQLHREVEQHKERMQALGLDIDQPRLDPAWLQALKPVSR
- a CDS encoding DUF2784 domain-containing protein — encoded protein: MLYRIAADGLVLFHLLFILFVLFGGLLVLKWPRLMWLHLPAAAWGVAVEVLHLTCPLTYWENLMRHAAGQTEYAGGFIEHYIWPVIYPAGLTPEIQLVLGSVVLAVNLLVYGRLIRSWKLRRASRIPF
- a CDS encoding AzlC family ABC transporter permease, encoding MSDSLMPRSAFLRGAAAIMPLSLATAPWGLLAGSMAIEANLTPLQGQGLSSIVFAGAAQLVAIGMLKGGAGIFSILLTTVLLTSQHLLYGMSMRSVISPLPGRWRIGLGFLLTDELFALTSQHDRQQFNRWYALGVGLTFYIAWNLFTLAGIVLGSSIPGLEHLGLDFSIAATFIALITPVVRNVPTVVCVAVSLFCSVLFSYWQWGSALVLAGLAGMTAGFVCNKLYRGRT
- a CDS encoding AzlD domain-containing protein, with the translated sequence MMVWAVIVGMGILVFLNRYVFLEPRLPLRLSSNARQFLGFAVPGMLTAICGPIVFLPEKQLNLQWDNPYLLSSLVAIGLVVYTRSTLLSMLLSMAVFFLLRWWL